CTGCACGAGCGATCGACGCGGTTAGTTCAGGACGTAGACCCAAAGAGCTTTCGCCGTTATTGCGTAGCTGAATTACTTTAGAAGGTTGTATTGCACCACCTGCCGTTAAAGTATCTAGCCACTCTAAAGTAGAGGTGACAATACGCTGATAACCCCATGTTTGAAACGTGTGCTGTAGACGGTCATTAATCCAACGTTTCTGTTCTACTTCTAAGGGTAATAAATCTCTTGCTCCAGCAGGGGTTTGATAAATCATTTTAGGTTAAGTACAGATTCAGCTTCGACATTGCTTGCAACATCTACTTGTGCCATCTTACTTTTTTTTCGACCCAAAAAAACCACTAAAGAAACCACTATTACCTTGCTTATCATTAGACTTTTGAGCAGACCCAGGTTGAGAAGTTTTAGATTTGCTGGCTACTTTGCCAAGTTTATCTAATGCCTTTTTGCTTTCGATGACGGTAGCATTGTGCGGATCTGCTTTGCAAGCTTTGTCAATATGTACTTTTGCCATAGTCAACTGTCTTTTGTGCAGATAGGTTTTACCCATGACGGCGTGAGCAACGCCGTGGTTAGGATCGATTCTTAGCGCATCTCGCAACTCTGTGACAGCGCGATCAAATTCTCCTCTTGATATGTATTGTTGAGCGCGATCGACAAAAGCATCAACTCTCGATTCAGGAGTAGGCTCTTCTGTCTTAGCTGTAGTCTGAGGAGATAAATCTTGTGCTTGAGTGAACGTACTTTTGCTTTGAGGAATGGTTTGCTTATCTTGAGGTGTTGTTTTGGTCTTAGCCGAAAAATCTGAACCTTGTTTAACTTGTCTTTGAGGTACAGACCCTAAGACGCGATCGCATTTTAACATCAGATAAACTAAATTTAGTTCGCTGATACTGCCTATATCTTTTGTAACTTGTTCTAAAGATTGGTAATGATCGGCGGTCAGCTTTTTTAATAGCTGGGGATAAACCAACTCAGCACCATTGCCAGCCTGCAATAGTTCCTGTGCCAGTTCGCTTTTTACGTTTATTTTTGCTTTATTCTCTACTAGGCGTTTGCCAACTTGGGTTAATACTAGTTGATGTTCGGCAAAATCGGCTTTTCGCGATAGTTGTTCATAGGCTGGATTAACTAGCTTAGATAAAATTTGACCTGCCAGCTTGGCTTTAGATTCATCCAGGCGACACTTATCTGGATGAAGTTTTTGAGCAATTTTTAGGTATTTCAAACGAATTTGTTTGGAATCGGCATCTATGGATACGCCAAGGATTGCATGGT
This DNA window, taken from Pleurocapsa sp. FMAR1, encodes the following:
- a CDS encoding J domain-containing protein, with translation MSFAINQGLFKLKIIDHHAILGVSIDADSKQIRLKYLKIAQKLHPDKCRLDESKAKLAGQILSKLVNPAYEQLSRKADFAEHQLVLTQVGKRLVENKAKINVKSELAQELLQAGNGAELVYPQLLKKLTADHYQSLEQVTKDIGSISELNLVYLMLKCDRVLGSVPQRQVKQGSDFSAKTKTTPQDKQTIPQSKSTFTQAQDLSPQTTAKTEEPTPESRVDAFVDRAQQYISRGEFDRAVTELRDALRIDPNHGVAHAVMGKTYLHKRQLTMAKVHIDKACKADPHNATVIESKKALDKLGKVASKSKTSQPGSAQKSNDKQGNSGFFSGFFGSKKK